One part of the Vitis riparia cultivar Riparia Gloire de Montpellier isolate 1030 chromosome 15, EGFV_Vit.rip_1.0, whole genome shotgun sequence genome encodes these proteins:
- the LOC117932300 gene encoding LOW QUALITY PROTEIN: eukaryotic translation initiation factor 4G-like (The sequence of the model RefSeq protein was modified relative to this genomic sequence to represent the inferred CDS: deleted 3 bases in 2 codons), with translation MISNINVSSYDRDSYPSPGRIVDRQAGGSRPDRRGSSVVDDDKWSKLPGPFSSGRDLRPDIGYGGDVVGFRSVQGGNYGVLRNPRGQSTMQYVGGILSGPMQSMGSQGGQRNSPDADRWQRATGFQKGLIPSPQTSVQMHRAEKKYEVGKATDEEEVKQRKLKAILNKPTPQNFEKLFEQVKAVNIDNAVTLTGVISQIFDKALMEPTFCEMYANFCFHLARELPDFSTDNEKITFKRLLLNKCQEEFERGEREQEEANRADEEGEIKQSEEEREEKRIKARRRMLGNIRLIGELYKKRMLTERIMHVCIKKLLGQYQNPDEEDVESLCLLMSTIGEMIDHPKAKEHMDVYFDRMAKLSNNMKLSSRVRFMLKDAIDLRKNKWQQRRKVEGPKNIEEVHRDAAQERQAQASRLSRGPSMNSSTRRGAPPMDFGPRGSTMLSSPNSQMGGFRGLPSPQVRGFGAQDVRLEDRQRKLKAILNKPTPQNFEKLFEQVKAVNIDNAVTLTGVISQIFDKALMEPTFCEMYANLCFHLARELPDFSTDNEKITFKRLLLNKCQEEFERREREQEEANRADEEGEIKQSEEEREEKRIKARRRMLGNIRLIGELYKKRMLAERIMHVCIKKLLGQYQNPDEEDVESLCLLMSTIGEMIDHPKAKEHMDVYFDRMAKLSNNMKLSSRVRFMLKDAIDLRKNKWQQRRKVEGPKNIEEVHRDAAQERQAQASRLSRGPSMNSSTRRGAPPMDFGPRGSTMLSSPNSQMGGFRGLPSPQVRGFGAQDVRLEDRQSYESRNPSVPLPHRAIGDDSITPGPQGGLARGMSSRGPPAMSSGPLGDISPGSGDSRRLTAGLNGYSSVPDRTTYSSREEIMPRYIPERFGGPSAYYQSSTQDRNLQYGNRDVRTPDRGFDRSLATSPPARAHGPAVSQNVPPEKVWPEERLRDMSIAAIKEFYSAKDENEVALCIKDLNSPGFYPSMVSIWVTDSFERKDKEMDMLAKLLVNLTKSRDAMLSQVQLIKGFEAVLTALEDAVNDAPKAAEFLGRIFAMVIIENVIPLRELGQIILEGGEEPGRLREIGLAAEVLGSTLEIIKSEKGENVLNEIRKVSNLRLDDFRPPDPSYRSAKLDKFI, from the exons ATGATTTCTAATATTAATGTCTCATCTTAT GATCGTGACTCATACCCAAGTCCTGGAAGAATTGTGGATAGGCAGGCAGGGGGTTCTCGACCAGATCGCCGTGGGAGTAGTGTGGTGGATGATGACAAATGGAGTAAACTTCCTGGGCCTTTCTCTTCTGGACGAGATCTGCGACCAGATATTGGTTATGGGGGTGATGTGGTAGGCTTTCGATCTGTCCAAGGAGGAAACTATGGTGTGTTAAGGAACCCACGTGGGCAGTCGACTATGCAGTATGTTGGAGGAATCCTCTCTGGACCAATGCAATCAATGGGTTCTCAGGGAGGGCAACGGAATAGTCCTGATGCTGATAGATGGCAGCGTGCTACTGGCTTCCAGAAGGGTTTAATTCCTTCTCCTCAAACTTCGGTACAGATGCACAGAGCTGAGAAGAAGTATGAAGTGGGTAAAGCGACAGATGAGGAAGAGGTAAAACAAAGGAAGTTGAAAGCTATCCTGAACAAGCCGACTCCTCAGAACTTTGAAAAGCTTTTTGAGCAAGTAAAAGCAGTTAATATTGACAATGCAGTCACTCTCACTGGTGTCATCTCACAGATCTTTGACAAAGCTTTAATGGAACCTACTTTCTGTGAAATGTATGCTAACTTCTGTTTTCATTTGGCGAGAGAGCTGCCCGACTTCAGTACAGACAATGAAAAGATCACTTTCAAAAGATTGCTACTCAACAAGTGTCAGGAGGAATTTGAGAGAGGGGaaagagaacaagaagaagCTAATAGAGCTGATGAGGAGGGGGAGATTAAACAGTCTGAAGAGGAAAGGGAGGAGAAGAGAATCAAAGCACGAAGAAGGATGTTGGGCAACATTAGATTGATTGGGGAATTGTACAAGAAGAGGATGTTGACCGAGAGGATAATGCATGTGTGCATCAAGAAGTTGTTAGGGCAGTATCAGAATCCTGATGAGGAAGATGTAGAATCCTTGTGCCTACTGATGAGCACAATTGGAGAGATGATTGATCATCCCAAAGCCAAGGAGCATATGGATGTATACTTTGATAGGATGGCGAAGTTATCGAACAACATGAAGCTATCTTCTAGGGTAAGGTTCATGTTGAAGGATGCAATTGATTTGCGAAAGAATAAATGGcaacaaagaagaaaagttgAAGGGCCGAAGAATATTGAGGAAGTGCACAGGGATGCAGCTCAAGAAAGACAGGCTCAAGCTAGTAGGCTATCTCGTGGTCCAAGCATGAATTCATCGACAAGAAGGGGGGCCCCTCCTATGGACTTTGGTCCAAGAGGTTCAACTATGTTATCATCTCCAAATTCCCAAATGGGTGGTTTCCGGGGTTTGCCATCTCCTCAGGTTCGTGGGTTTGGTGCTCAGGATGTTCGATTAGAGGATAGACAAAGGAAGTTGAAAGCTATCCTGAACAAGCCGACTCCTCAGAACTTTGAAAAGCTTTTTGAGCAAGTAAAAGCAGTTAATATTGACAATGCAGTCACTCTCACTGGTGTCATCTCACAGATCTTTGACAAAGCTTTAATGGAACCTACTTTCTGTGAAATGTATGCTAACTTATGTTTTCATCTGGCGAGAGAGCTGCCCGACTTCAGTACAGACAATGAAAAGATCACTTTCAAAAGATTGCTACTCAACAAGTGTCAGGAGGAATTTGAGAGAAGGGaaagagaacaagaagaagCTAATAGAGCTGATGAGGAGGGGGAGATTAAACAGTCTGAAGAGGAAAGGGAGGAGAAGAGAATCAAAGCACGAAGAAGGATGTTGGGCAACATTAGATTGATTGGGGAATTGTACAAGAAGAGGATGTTGGCCGAGAGGATAATGCATGTGTGCATCAAGAAGTTGTTAGGGCAGTATCAGAATCCTGATGAGGAAGATGTAGAATCCTTGTGCCTACTGATGAGCACAATTGGAGAGATGATTGATCATCCCAAAGCCAAGGAGCATATGGATGTATACTTTGATAGGATGGCGAAGTTATCGAACAACATGAAACTATCTTCTAGGGTAAGGTTCATGTTGAAGGATGCAATTGATTTGCGAAAGAATAAATGGcaacaaagaagaaaagttgAAGGGCCGAAGAATATTGAGGAAGTGCACAGGGATGCAGCTCAAGAAAGACAGGCTCAAGCTAGTAGGCTATCTCGTGGTCCAAGCATGAATTCATCGACAAGAAGGGGGGCCCCTCCTATGGACTTTGGTCCAAGAGGTTCAACTATGTTATCATCTCCAAATTCCCAAATGGGTGGTTTCCGGGGTTTGCCATCTCCTCAGGTTCGTGGGTTTGGTGCTCAGGATGTTCGATTAGAGGATAGACAATCTTATGAAAGCAGGAATCCATCAGTTCCATTGCCGCATAGA GCCATTGGTGATGATTCTATTACTCCTGGTCCTCAAGGTGGTCTTGCTAGGGGAATGTCCAGTAGAGGGCCACCAGCTATGTCTAGTGGTCCTTTGGGTGATATTTCTCCTGGTTCAGGAGACTCTAGAAGGTTGACAGCAGGTTTGAATGGTTATAGTTCTGTACCGGATAGGACAACTTACAGTTCAAGAGAGGAAATCATGCCAAGGTACATCCCAGAGAGATTTGGTGGTCCATCTGCCTATTACCAGTCAAGTACACAAGACCGAAATCTGCAGTATGGAAACAGGGATGTAAGAACCCCAGATCGTGGCTTTGATCGATCTCTTGCCACCTCTCCACCTGCACGGGCACACGGACCAGCTGTCTCACAAAATGTTCCTCCAGAGAAGGTATGGCCCGAGGAACGTTTACGTGACATGTCCATAGCAGCAATTAAAGAATTTTACAG TGCCAAAGATGAGAATGAAGTTGCTTTGTGCATCAAAGATCTAAATTCCCCAGGCTTCTACCCATCTATGGTGTCTATTTGGGTTACAGACTCTTTTGAGAGGAAAGACAAAGAAATGGATATGCTGGCTAAGCTTCTTGTCAATCTAACAAAATCTCGGGATGCCATGTTAAGTCAAGTTCAACTAATCAAAGG ATTTGAAGCTGTACTGACTGCTTTGGAGGATGCTGTAAATGATGCCCCAAAAGCAGCAGAATTTCTTGGTCGCATCTTTGCCATGGTTATCATAGAGAATGTGATTCCCTTAAGGGAGTTAGGGCAGATAATACTTGAAGGTGGAGAAGAGCCTGGTCGGCTGCGAGAAATCGGGCTTGCGGCTGAAGTTCTGGGGAGCACATTGGAGATTATCAAATCAGAGAAAGGGGAGAATGTGTTGAATGAGATTCGCAAAGTGTCCAATTTGCGGTTGGATGACTTCCGGCCTCCTGATCCTTCTTACAGATCAGCAAAATTAGATAAATTTATTTAG